ACTTGGTGGGGTCATCGGCGGTGGTGTGCGCGCCCACCCGGTAGGTGAAGGCCTCGATCAGGACCGGGCCTTTGCCTTGGCGCGCGTGCTCCAAAGCCCATTCCGTGACGGCATGGACGGCTATCACGTCGTTGCCGTCCACGCGGATGCCCGGGAAGCCGTACCCCTTGGCGCGGTTGGACAGGGGGACACGGGTCTGGACGTTGGTGGGCACCGAAATGGCCCAGTGGTTGTTCTGGCAGAAGAACACCACCGGGGCGTTGTACGAGGAAGCGAAAACCATGGACTCGTGGACGTCGCCCTCGGAGCTGGCGCCGTCGCCGAAGTAGGCGATCACGGCAGCGTCCTCCCCTGCACCGGTGGCTCCCGTTGCTGCTGCCAGCTTCTGGTCGCGCTGGATCCCCATGGCGTAGCCCACGGCGTGGAGCGTCTGGGCTGCGAGGACCAGTGTGTAGAGGTGGAAGTTGGTGTCTTTCGGGTTCCAGCCGCCGTTTGACACTCCGCGGAACTGCCGGAGGAGCTCGGCCAGGTCCACGTTGCGGGTCAGGGCCACGCCGTGTTCGCGGTAGGTGGGGAAGATGTAGTCCTGCGGCTGGCTGGCCCTGCCGGAGCCGATCTGCGCAGCTTCCTGGCCGGTCAGCGGGACCCAGAGGGCCAGCTGCCCCTGGCGCTGCAGTGCCGTTGCCTCGACGTCAAACCGGCGGATTGCCGCCATGTCCGCATAGAGGCCGCGCAGGACTTCAGGGGTGATCTTCTGCGCGTACTCGGTGAAGACGGGGTCCAAACCAAGCTTTCCGTCCGGGCCCAGTAGCTGGACCATCTGCGCCGGGGGCTCGCCCATGACGGCCTCGGCATCAGCCTCGCGCTGGTCGTCTACCGCTGTTTCGTCGAACTCGGTGGAAGGCAGATGTGTGCCCATACCGTCTCCTCGCTTGCCGCATGCGGATGCAGTGCAATGTCGCTGGGATATATGCCTCAAAAGGAATAGATTCCATTTGAGGCATATATATTGCTGTACTGATCCTAACTTTATCTTCAGTAGGTAGCCGCAGAGCTACTTGTTAAGCGCTAGGAACCCTGTGGCGCGTTTGTATAGTTCGCACACAGCTGGAGGAACCGGGAGTTCGCCTCGGCCTCACCGATGCTCACCCTGACACCTTCGCCCGGGAATGCGCGGACGGACAGCGCCTTTGCCCCGGCCGCCTCGGCGAACTCGGCGCTGTGGGCGCCCAGTTTCAGCCAGACAAAGTTCCCCTGGGCATCGGGAACGGCCCACCCCAAGCTTCGGAGTCCTGCAGTGACCCGCTCCCGCTCATCAACCAGGCTTTGTACCCTTTCTACAACCTGGGGGAAGTTCTGCAGCGAAACAATTGCGGCCTTTTCAGCGATCTGCGACACGGCGAAGGGGGTTGCGGCCACCCTGAGGTGCTGCGTCAGCGCGGGGCTGGACACGCTGTAGCCTACCCGTAGCCCGGCCAGCCCGTGCGCCTTGGAGAAGGTCCGGAGCACCACCACGTTGGGGTACCTGCGGTACATGTCGATTCCATCCACCGCTTCGTCGTCCCGCACGAACTCCTGGTAGGCCTCGTCAATTACTACCACCACGTGAGGTGGGACGAGCCGGATGAATTCCTCGGTTTCCGCTGCGCGAAGGGCTGGGCCGGTTGGATTATTGGGTGTGCAGAGGAGGACCATTTTGGTCCGGGGCGTCACGGCGGCGGCCATCGCGGGGAGGTCGTGCCGGCCGTCGGCGGTGACGGGGATGCGCACGCCTTCAGCGCCGGAGAGGCCCACACTGATGGGGTACGCCTCAAAGGACCGCCAGGCGTAGATCACTTCATCCGGCGTGCCGTCGTCGTTCCGTCCCACGAAAGTGGCCAGGAGCTGGTTCAGGGCGCCAAGGCTGCCCGCACCCGTGACGATGTCGTCCGAAGGGACGCCCAGGAACGCGGACAGCTCGCCGCGGAGCCTGCTGCTGAGCGGGTCCGGATAACGGTTGAAGTCGGCCTGGTGCGCAATGGCATCCAGGACTGCGGGAAGCGGGGGCAGCGGATTCTCGTTCGAGGACAGCTTGTAGCTGGCCAGCCCGTCAACGGCCGCGGGGGGCTTTCCGGCGGCGTAGCGGGGTAGCCGGGCCACCACCGGACGGGGCTGGACACCGCCCGTCACTGTCTCAGATGACGTCATGCAGACCAGCCTACTTCGCGGCACCCACCTGCGGGCACTGCTGGGTTCACCGTCCCTTAACCACTGCGTCACCCGCCACTGATGGGCTGGGGATCCCACGAGGACCAAGCAGAAAGACAACCTCAAATGAAGCGAAAGCTTGCCGCAACGCTCTCCGCGGCCGCCCTGGCCGTCGCCGGCGTACTCAGTGCCGGCGCACCTGCCATTGCCGCCGAGGAGGAGGAGGTGAAAACGACCGGGCTGAGCGATCTCCGGGTCATGTCCTACAACATCCACCATGGTGCCAGCGGCGATGACGTGCTCGACCTGGATCGGATTGCCAGGGAGATCGAATCCACTGGAGCGCAGATCGTCGGCCTCCAGGAAGTGGACAGGCACTGGTCCGCGCGCAGCAATTACCAGGACCAGGCGGCGTGGCTGGCGGAGCGTCTCGACATGCACTATGCATACGCAGCGAACCTGGACCTCGATCCGGAGCCGGGACGTACTGACCGGCGGCAGTACGGTACGGCTGTCCTCAGCAAATACCCCATTCTCAGTTCGCAGAACCACCTGCTGACCAACATCCAGTATGCAGAGAAGCCGACAGAGCAAAGGGGCCTGCTGGAAACAGTCATCAATGTGGAGGGCAACCACATCGGTTTTTACAACACGCACCTGGACCACCGCCGCAGCGAGCAGCGCCAACTGCAGGTCAAGGAAATCCTGGGTATCACCTCCGAATCCGACCGGCCCTCGTTGCTCGTGGGTGACCTGAACGCCGTTCCGGCCTCCACCGAGATGCAGCAGCTCATGACACGCTTCACGGACGTTTTTGCTGCGCTCGGCCAGGACCAGGCCTACACGATGCCCGTGGAGAATCCTGACCGTAGGATCGACTACATCCTCGGCCACGGTGATATCCGGCCCCGTTCCGCAGAGGTCATCAGCAGCGCCGCATCCGACCATCTGCCAATCGTCGCCGACGTTTCGGTGGCACGGAAGCCGAACGGCCTGGTGCGCTAAAAAGGAC
The Arthrobacter sp. PGP41 genome window above contains:
- the pdhA gene encoding pyruvate dehydrogenase (acetyl-transferring) E1 component subunit alpha is translated as MGTHLPSTEFDETAVDDQREADAEAVMGEPPAQMVQLLGPDGKLGLDPVFTEYAQKITPEVLRGLYADMAAIRRFDVEATALQRQGQLALWVPLTGQEAAQIGSGRASQPQDYIFPTYREHGVALTRNVDLAELLRQFRGVSNGGWNPKDTNFHLYTLVLAAQTLHAVGYAMGIQRDQKLAAATGATGAGEDAAVIAYFGDGASSEGDVHESMVFASSYNAPVVFFCQNNHWAISVPTNVQTRVPLSNRAKGYGFPGIRVDGNDVIAVHAVTEWALEHARQGKGPVLIEAFTYRVGAHTTADDPTKYRQSSEEDAWRAKDPLARVEKYLRSEGLADDAFFAKVKADGDELAAYVRRTTHDLETPDIRSAFANTYAEAHPLVAEELAWFEEYSAGFAAGEPGEETAQAAAKAGL
- a CDS encoding endonuclease/exonuclease/phosphatase family protein, with the translated sequence MKRKLAATLSAAALAVAGVLSAGAPAIAAEEEEVKTTGLSDLRVMSYNIHHGASGDDVLDLDRIAREIESTGAQIVGLQEVDRHWSARSNYQDQAAWLAERLDMHYAYAANLDLDPEPGRTDRRQYGTAVLSKYPILSSQNHLLTNIQYAEKPTEQRGLLETVINVEGNHIGFYNTHLDHRRSEQRQLQVKEILGITSESDRPSLLVGDLNAVPASTEMQQLMTRFTDVFAALGQDQAYTMPVENPDRRIDYILGHGDIRPRSAEVISSAASDHLPIVADVSVARKPNGLVR
- a CDS encoding histidinol-phosphate transaminase, whose product is MTSSETVTGGVQPRPVVARLPRYAAGKPPAAVDGLASYKLSSNENPLPPLPAVLDAIAHQADFNRYPDPLSSRLRGELSAFLGVPSDDIVTGAGSLGALNQLLATFVGRNDDGTPDEVIYAWRSFEAYPISVGLSGAEGVRIPVTADGRHDLPAMAAAVTPRTKMVLLCTPNNPTGPALRAAETEEFIRLVPPHVVVVIDEAYQEFVRDDEAVDGIDMYRRYPNVVVLRTFSKAHGLAGLRVGYSVSSPALTQHLRVAATPFAVSQIAEKAAIVSLQNFPQVVERVQSLVDERERVTAGLRSLGWAVPDAQGNFVWLKLGAHSAEFAEAAGAKALSVRAFPGEGVRVSIGEAEANSRFLQLCANYTNAPQGS